The DNA region AAAAGAAAGGAGCCATGAGATAACTAAAATGGTGACAGACTTATTAAATCTGTTAAATAAAGAcctaacaaaattaaatgtaaGAGTAAAGGGATTTATTAAAACCCAAAAAAATTGTACAAGGATTTAATGTACTTAATAGAGTACTACAAAGCATAAGGGCTTTTATAGATGTGTTTTGCCAAAAATTTTTTACAACCCTAAATCTGGTAGGATCGTTGTCATTCATTTCGCAAGGGACATGATATAGCCATCGACAGCTCACGCGTAGTTGGAGTCATGGAGATATCTATCTCCTTGTAAAGGAGACAACTGAGCTATAAGACTTGTGGGTTTGGTGGATAGAAAACTTCATTTTGGTAAAATGTAACcaacgaaaaaaataaaataaggttATAGTTTAGAGACCACGCATATTCCTTTCACAATGAAGTTCTCTACGAGCAATGTGAAAAGGGAGTTGTTACCAATCGACCTCACCTCTACACCGTTAGGTACCTAAAACAAGAAATTCAACAGATAGGGCTTCAGTTGCTATTGTTCTTGCTGAACTACCATTTTGGACATTTAACTGCATTCTGcaaaacaaatactccataCATCATGGATGTTCAGTTGTTTCGACTTAATAAATCTTCTTGAAGAGCGACTACTTGTTATATATGTGCATCGATAATGGGATGTACTAATAAACATTTCACAAAGTATATCACATATCTCAACTGTTAATTTTACTAAGAGAAAATTGTTTATCTTCAGAATCAATAACAAAAGTACGGATAAATGAATTCATTTTACAGAACTGCAAGATATATTCTATAAATCAGATTTAGATAGCATGATTTTTGAACAGTCAAACTCACCTTTATAACTTTCTTGGCGCagctgagagagagagactgcAATCTGAGCGCCTACACGTGCATTATTTTTCACTAGAGCAATGTCTAGTAGCACTCTATTAAGGAAAAGTCatgatgaaatgaaattcaGCAGTTAAAGACATCTCTAAACTTTAGTAAAAGGGAGTTCGCATCATGTTAGGCGTGATTGATTAATAATGGTAGCATACTTTAGTCTCTATTTATCAGTGTATTTGGTTATGAAGATGAAGGAATTTGACAAAGAATACTTGCAGAGAGGGAGGCTCCCCCAGTCAGCTCGTTCACTCTAGCAAGCAAAAACGGAGTTTCACTGCTGCCAGTAATATTCTGCTCCCTGTATCACACCTCCTTTACATTATCATCAGTTTGTTGAGAATAAGAAGTAAGTGATTGACATCTACACTTTAAAAAGATTTTTCACAAAAAAGACAACAAATGAACAGACTACCGGGCTTCCTTTAGAGCTTTCTGTATCGCTGACTCAATAAAGTTTCCTGAGGCAGAATATTTGCTTGGAATAGGGACTGATATAAGAATTCCAGTCCCCAGCATAAGACTATTATGTGCTTCTGGGGAAGTTTGAGAACATCAAATCAGTGTGGTTACACAAAATAATAGGTAACATATTAACAATGAGACAAAGTTAGAAACCACACCTATTAATCGAGCACATTCCTCAGGAGAGTCAACACGACAGGGTGCCTGTACTCATTGACAAACACCATTAGCAGATTAAAGAATGAGTTAATACCTTAAGAGAACACAAATTGTCAAAAGAACAATTTCACAGCTGAAAATGGATAGGCATTTAGGGTTCTGTTCTATCAAAATCAGCAACTTAAATTCCCCCCCGACTTATCAAGAAGCACATATAATGTTGCATCGGAATAAAGGTTCTATCAGAGTCTCACTACATTTTTTGAATTTGACAAGTAAGATGAACCACAGAAAACTAAACAGAGGTGTGCCTTCATAACAAGGCAAAGCCTATCATGAATGCTTTAGACTTTTATTTGGGTTATCAGTTATGAAGAGCTGTATGAGGTAataataaaatgacaaaaagacATTATCACTTATAATGCTGATCCATATAAAGTTTTGACATATTTCATATGTTAGCTCGAAGGATTTTCAACTTTTTTGGTAGAGCAGTAAGCAGTACTCACAATGATAATAACCGCCAGCTTAATATATGAGAGGAACTACCTTGCAGCCACTCTTTTCGGTGAAGAAGGCAGGAAACTCACTGGTCTGATATGCAGCAGCGCAAACTCCTTGAGTTTCCTGTATTCCATCAAAGGGTTATactttatatataatataagtaAACAAGGGTAGAATATTAGTCGGACATTTGTATAAAACAGTTTAGTGGACCAAAATTTGTGAAATATCTGAGTAATACTCGATACTAATATTTGGGACAATTATAATTAGAGTAATACTTATGAAGTAATAAACATTAGTGTAGTATGTGAGTTCATCCTACAAGAGACCTACTAAGTACTGATAATCATATAGGAGTGTAAAGGACAATTACCAAATATTCCAGCGTTCTAGGAATATCTAATATTGATTTCACACCAGCGGAAACTACAGCAACAGGCGTCCTTCCCAACTCCACGAGATCAGAAGAAATATCCATAGCTGTAACAGATGgtgcaaaaatataaatatgctGTAAGCTAACCAATATTAAGAATTTATTCTATTTCATGCACATTAGGGGAAAGGTTTGGACTTTAAGGACCAAAACAAGAGTAGTATGTTTGGTAGTTATACATATACTATATCAGACAATTGTAACACAGGCACAGCCTTGAGTCATAAAGTAGACGAGTCAATGTTTGCTCCAGATAGCCATAAAAATCTTTATGTGGTACACTGGTAGTGTCAATTGATTAAGGGACAAATTCATAGCACAACAAACTCAGCAAAGTTCCAGTGATCTACTAGGTATTCAAATTGGGATACACTCagcaatttaaatataataagatGATCATTATTTGTTCCCAGACAAAATAATTGGTCTCCTCGATAACAAAATAGAATTCTACTCCTTACAAGAAAAGAAAACTATGTCCCAGACTCTTTAAATTCCTAGATCTTGAAGCCATCAGGCCAGAACAAATTTTTATTGAATTAGCCTTGATACCTTCATGAATATATCAGAAGTGCCCATCATGTACTTTAATTAAAATTCTGACATCTATAAAACTATATGATGATAATCCATACAGCCCAATTATCTAAGATCTTGATTGGTCAACCATAAGTTCAAGAATGGGAAACCAAGAGTAATCACATCGTAATGCATGTTATTTTTAACATTAGCAGGTCATAAGAACTTACTACTCTCTCCATGCCTATGAACTCCCCCAATACCACCAGTAACAAATATTGGGATCCCAGCCTGCACAGTGAGCATATACAATTTACAATTTTAAGTTTTATGTGGAAGGACAAGAGAATCACAATATTTGACTAAGCACGGTATGATTACCATGGATGCAAAAAACATTGTTGCTGAAACAGTAGTGGCACCATTCCCTCCCGTGGCAACCTGAAAAAGGTGCCCATAGTAATTAGGTTTAAGAACATAAATCCTAGCTTAGGATATGGAAAAGAAGATATGTTTCATCTAATCATCTTAGAGGCATCAATATTTTTTCAAAAGTAACATCTCTGGCCACAGGCAGGGTGGAGGGGGCGTCAACAATATGACATTACAATGGACTATACTAgaaaattcttaaaattctcCTACAGTTCTGCAAAATGGGAGCCAGAAATTATTAGAGAAGGCTATTGAACcgtctttttaaattttaatattttcttcctcGGGGAAAATGTCCACTACAGTTTTATCCATTAGAGAGTCGGAGACATCATGTGATGTCTGTCATTGCATTCTGTCCTATGCAGGACTGCCCGGTGATTATTTCTCCCAAGGAGACTGCCCATAATTAAACCCACTTAACAACATTTAAAAGTTACTATGATTAAGACTCTGCTCTACTTTTGTGCAGCACTTCTAATATCTTTAGCTTAAACTATTAATAGCCACGGACATGTAACATTAATTCAGCCTTAAATACTCACAACGTGTGCAATGTCCCTGCGAGCTGTCTTTCGAGCTTTTCTTCCTATAGTAGCAAGCCTTTCAAGTTCTTCTGGAGATAAACCTTATAATATAATGCTAAACATTAGGAATTATTAACCATTTTTTCCCATCACATGCAGTTAAGATACAAAATGACAACAAATTACCAGAAAGAAATGGATTAGCAAAAAACAATGATGAACAATTTGAGATTTCATGGAAAGATGGAAACAGTCAAATCAGAGAAGAAGTGCTCCTTGAAAAAATaccattaaaattttatatttcatcAGTAGCTCTGAGGATTATCAGTTCACCAAGGTGACAGAAACTTAGTTCCTATATTAAGAAGAGGAAAACGTTCCTATGTAGAATGAAACTTTAAAAAGGGTCTGTAAATCATAATATGATGAAATTTTTAACCATATATCTGATCCTTACTCTCAAACACATTACGACTGACTAGACAACATGAGGAAAATGATTATACACTAGAGCACACAAACATAGAGAGGATAACATGGTACGTCTATAGAATTCAAGTTACAAAATTCACAAGTTTCTGTCAATTCCTTAATAAAACCCCTTCGAATTCTACCATAATCTTTTTGTATAGATGAATTTCAGTTTTGATACATGCCTATGAACCATTGAACCTTATATCACTTTTTGGGGGTTAGCTTGACCCTCTATATATCAGTTCATGAATATAATTTAGTTCTGTTTATTGAAACTTAATGCTGTTATTTCAATATTGAATGAAAAACAATCCAGAAACAAAGGCAATTAAAAGTAAACGGAAAGAAAAACTCATGGGAAGAACACCTATGCAAGGTACACCATCCAAAATAGCAATAGTGGCAGGTATAGCTCCATTCTGTCTTACTATAGCCTCGACCTCTTTAGCTGTTTCCAAATTTTGAGGATATGGCATTCCTATGAACAAGATAGATGAAGAAGGGGGTGAATGACATTCATTTTACGATTATGAGCAATGAAATTCACATCACATAATCAGAAAGTACAAAAATAAGACGTCCTGGCACCCAAACAGCATTGCAATTTGCAAACTCCAAAACTTAACCTCATTTCTTTTAACAAGTAATTTGGTAGAAGACATGATGATTGAAGACTTGAAGTATGCCCAAGGGTAAACTAAGCAGGTCTTTCAAATCACATTCCAAAGAAACGCATAAAACCACAAATTAGTAAATAATCCAAGGCCAAATTAAACAATGCACTATTTAACATTGATCACGCATGCTATGATTCCTATGAATAATGAATCCCCTCTTCACAATTGCACATTTCAATACCAACAACGTAGAATGAAAGCAAAATGGCGATCACCCCTATTTACTGGGAAGTAGTATCAGTCCACAATTCAACAGCCAATtggaaaataatagtatatataaTTTTGTACTACATACCATGGGAAATTATTGTAGATTCAAGAGCAACCACCGGTTTCCCAAGTGACAGAGCTTCTGAAACTTCTGGTGATATCTTAACTAGCCCTTCACCCTAAATAAATCGACTTAGTGGAAACGGCAAAAACTGggagattaggatgaatttgagAAGTAAAAATAGTACCTTTGGAGAGGGAATATTGGGGCTCAAGTGTTTTTGGAGGTTGCTGATTCTAGAGAGAGCCCACGATGCCATTTCTCTTCTCTTTCAGTGCTGTGCTTCCACTATGTTTTAGAGAGCTCTCTTTAATTTTGACTTTCATTCATACACATATAGTAAACCTATTTACCATTTAATGCTCTAATCTTTTTCATTgagtaaatttttattttattttatttttaattaccaAGGTATACACCTGCGGACTCAGTGACTATTCTCCGTGCTTATTTATAGACATCTGACTCAAGGATTTAAAGTTGTTTCATACTCAAAGTAGGGGTCCTATTCCTGACAATTTGGTTAAAGATGGGCGAGTTTCATGTCACTCGACCATACTCCTTGGATTGGATTATAATCTTTTTAATATTGGAGTATATTCTATTCACAATTATACTTAAATGATACAGTATTTAGTAAAAAagttgaattttaatttatagtaaaTCAAACGTAATCAATAGATTTAGACAACTCGTCAATATCCGACATCGTTTTGTAGAACTATGGTGTTCTTTTACCCATCCATTTTCACTacatttataaatgaaaatagttcatattgatTTACATTTGGGAGCTCTTTTACAATAGTATTCCCTCTATTTcatattaatagtagtattttattttctttctcattttaaaaaaatattaataaataattaaaatagaaaaaaagtaaagtaaaagagagaataatataaagaagacaacctataaaaaaagaaatagaaatttCAGTTTGGGAATTCTGATGTTCCATTCATTGCCATTCACTAGATTTGTGTAGCAGTAGTAGTACTGTTTTTAGCTCGATCTTACTCGGAGAAAATTCATTACCAATAATCGTACTAGTAGTACCTTTTAACTAGCTCGATCTTACTCGGAGAAAATTCATTACCAATAATCGTACTAGTAGTACCTTTTAACTATCAATGCTTAATTTACTTATAAATTATCAATAATTTTCACTTGAATGCATGACCTAAAACCTAGCAGAAAGATTATGCAACAGTGGAACCAAAATGAAAAGTTCAGTGTCACTATCAGTGTTTCTAGCATATACATACAAGCTGAGTTAACTTCACCAATCCTTGAGAAGTTCACTTGCCATATCCTTGTAGCTTACTTTCCGTTTCTTAACTGCTTTATTTTCTGCATCCATTCCCACTTTATATTCTTCATTGACAGGATCAGGAGCTCTTGTTCCAGCCTCTTCACGAACCGGTCCCATGCTCTCCACCTTGTTCGTTGCAAGCCCCGGTAACATGCTCAGTAGCATTGATTGAACCGGATCAACATATTCTTCACCTGGGTTCTTGCTGCTGCTCTGCCCGACTCCAGACTTGTCAAATCTTGCAATGTACTCGCTCGGTTCTGCAATCTCTTGTTCGACTGCTTTGCCAGTATCTGGTATAGAACCTTCCACTACCTCGGTCTGATGTAAATCGGGAACGGGCTGTTGGCTTGGAGTGTCGCGGAGCCTCTCATTTGTTGATGGATTAGGTTTGAAATTGCCAACCGTAGTTTTCTCCTCTACTGCTGCTGCACCTTCATCTGATTCGTTGTCGTTGATCTCGACGGGCTTGTTTCTAAGCCGGGCTGCCCTTGCTCTTCTAGGTTGATTTAGAGCTGCTCTCTTTCTATTGTCTACCTTCGCGGAACTCCCACAATCTGTGCTCCTGACTTCAAAGTGTGCCTTGTCACCAGAAGATGCATCATTATCGGATTCATAATCACTGATCTTAGCAGGCTTCTTTGTGGCCCGTGGTCTTGTTTTCCGGGGCAGATTGGCAAGTGGTTTGCGTTTTCCAGTACTCGTCCCACTGGGTCCACCTCTTCTCCTTTTCGTGACCCCATCCGGCAAGCTGACTACTCTTGGCTTGTGTGGTGCAGCATTCTCTTCTCTCACCCCTCCAAAAGAAGATGAAGCATCTCTCGACAAGCTATCATTTTCTTCTCCAGCATGTTTGTGTTCATCACTGCAAGTAACAACACAGACAATACAAGATAGAATcaaattgatgatttttccttttttgtgttGTCTGTTATTTCCCACTCCTACAAAGCAAGAATTGGCCTGTTTGACTACCTGGAGTGTTGATTTTTAAGGTAAGCAGAGTTTGGGATTACAATACCAAGAGCAGCATTCAAGCATAATCCCAAACTTTCAATGGTAATCAGACAGTATGCACTGTATTCAACCAATTACAAGCTTTATATACAAACTATTTTCACATTTCAGTAACTCTCCAAACCTAGAAAATCGCCTCAGGGAAGAAGTTGCATGTGGGTGTGGTTTAAATTGCTATCTAATGAAAACACGTCGGGGAGAAATTGTTTTTTCATTGATTCATTTGGAATAGTAAAAGGACTAAAGCATGCACTACATCACCATATCTTGCATAAACTGAGACAATGAGAAGTGCAAAAGTATTTTACTAACAAATTGCGAGCAGGTACACAGAGACACATACCAGCACACAACGTCTATTTTTACACAACAGAGAAAAATGATGGAAACTGCATGCTTACTTAAAGTAATTTACCAAGAAAAAGGACCCATTCAGATGAATCCATTATGTCTAGAACAATAAAGGCTAAAAgcagaaaataataaattgcaCGTCTTACAGATAAGTCAGTGATGTCTGCCGCAAATGTCACCAAGCACATCAATACTCGATAGGGACAGTCACATAAACCTCCAATGAGTTAGTGTTCAATCTAACGCCTATGATTTCaaaatatattctttacccaaacCAGTACTAGTGATAGTTACAGAAATTTTATTGTTCTGAAAGGTAGTTTCACCAACACATTCTCAATTACTGAATCAGACAGTCACAATATCGGAAAAAGTTTATTCTTTTAGAACTCCTGCACCATCCCCACAGTGGGGCTTATCTATGTGTCAGATTCTGACAACTGTCTTCTCACCAATAGAGTTTCAGCTACACTGTTACTACCAGGAATCATATTACCATGAGTCACTAGATACAATCATATTACTACATACTAGAAAACATTCATAAAAACACTTACCTCTCCCCACTTGATACTTGTTGAAACTGCAAGGGCTTCAAATTATATATGTCCTCAGGCAACTTCTGGTTTCTCTCAAAACAATCATCTAACCACTGGGACTTTACAATTTGCAAACTTCTACGGTGCAAAACAAGCCTCTGTGCTTCTGAAAAACTGACACAacagagaaaagaaaaagtaatgaTCCTTTGAAATTGAAAACTCCACAGAAATCGAGTCAAAGCAATGATCTAGTTCAATTCCATTTTCATTTAAATGTGATTAAATCATGCCATCGTCTACATAGAGATGAATCAATGGTCTAGGTATAGTTCCTTTGCATGTAAAGAATATAAGTTCACTTATAGAAACACTGTCAAGAATTTAACAAATAGAAATCAATGATAAACTAACTTCAAGCTGGAACAGAAGCTAAAATAATGACTACATTTTGTGTGATGGAATTACTTGTGAAAACCTTTAACTTTAATGCAACTTTTTTTCCTTCAAAAACAATAATTAGTGGTGGAGGATTAGAAAACACCAACCAGTGTCATACAATAGGAAGAAACCAAAAGTGTCACACGACTTCATTTCCACAGCCAGATTATATTTTACCAGAAAGCCTTATAAAAAATGCTTTTTATAGCATAGctcacctattcaaaagtgtaTCAAAGTCGAAACCAAGTTCTGGACTACAGACAATCACCAAATGAGTAGCATGAGAAAGAGTGTCTGCAATACTGCCACCTCCAGTGCAGATTTCAACCTTCATCCTTCTAATAGCTAGTTCAAATGGAACTTCACAGTTTCTATATTTTCTAAGCaccaaagaaaaataaatgtaaATGCCTCAAACGCATACCAGGATGAACTTAATTCCGATCAAATAATAAATCTCAAGTATCTTACGAAAATTGCATGGGTAGGTGGAAGTAAACATGACAACCATGAAAGCGAACCCACTCCTCCCTGGGACAGAATTTCTTGCAGTACTCTATTGCTTCGGAATCTTCAATCTTATTGATGTTGTTTAATATCTGCAAAGCAACATTAAACTCACATGAAGATTAAAAATTGGTTTAAACATCAGTGTTTGATACAGTAAATCTGTATCTCCCAATTCACAATTTCACACTAAGCAATAATAGCTAACCTTCTCATGAGATTAAAAACATGAATAACTAGATAATATGCGTACCTGTTCCAGTTCTGTCACATTCAAATCCAAAAAGTAGGAATCGGAGAACTCATCGACTTCTTCTTCCAGCTTTTTCTTTGTTTCATCggatagaaaaagaaaataccTTCAAGGAGAAGAGAACGGCCAGTTAAAAAATCAAGGAAATAatcaaagagagagagagagggagagaattgCTAAGATACAAGTCTATGACCGACTTTGGGTGTAAAGGGAGAGACTGCTTCTGCGTACAACATTCAAGGAGCCAAGAGTAATGAATAACATCTCCCTGGCGCTTTGCAGCTTGAAATTTGATTCCTATTATATATATTCAGCAGTTATTCCTTTTGAAGCACATGTTACTTTACTTTTCTCAAAGTTGATGGCCAAGTTTTGTTACGTAGAGTGACTAGAGTCTGAGATTGTTCAGACAAGAGTGACTGACCTTTACTTTCAGATGCTATACAGTGAGTAACCGAACTGTTCAAATTCATTGAAAAAGTGCCGCCATTCTCAACCACCAATTTGTGCAAGGAATCAAGAGAGTGCAATATAGGCACATTAACAAAGTCTAAATGTTAAAGAAGACCAATTACGAATGAAGTTGTCGTAATCGACTATACAAACTAGAAGGTGTCCTGGTAAGGCATCTGTGCGGCATTTGAAAAACATTACAAGCTCTACAAGTGACCTTCAGCAGTAACAgataaattttgattaattccTCAGTCTTATACAAGTTAATAACATAATACCATGCTAGTGTTAAAGGTCATGATGCATTCCTCTCATGGATAGGAAACATCATAATCAAGATGCATAATAAGTCAGTGATATAAAATGTACGTGGTAATAGGATACAGAATATCATGTTTGAAAATATTGATGTTTCACCCTTAACCCCAGAAACATCAGTTTGAATGAAGTGGGAAGGAACAACAGAGACATTCTTCTTTGTTCCTCTAGATAACTTTTTACGTCTTGTGTTATTTTCCGGGATAACTGTGTCGTCCATTGCCCTTTGCATAGTACCATTGCTTGAATGGACTAATTCAACAAAAGCTGCAACAGGTAAAATGGTCTATATAAGAAACCCTAAAGTGGATGAGAATGCTTGTCACTAACTAACTATCAATATGTCTACTCACACTGGACATCAAGGCACTCATGCCAAGGCTTGTCATATCTCACTCGATCAATCCGCGGAAATCTCAAGCTATAAGGAGCAGTAAATACCTTGATCACCAAAGAttgcaagttatattaaattaattccatTTGACACTGCCCAGAAGGATATAGGGTAGTGTTGCAGAATTAAGTAATTGCAGAgagttaataataataataacaataat from Salvia splendens isolate huo1 chromosome 9, SspV2, whole genome shotgun sequence includes:
- the LOC121746396 gene encoding pseudouridine-5'-phosphate glycosidase-like isoform X1; this encodes MASWALSRISNLQKHLSPNIPSPKGEGLVKISPEVSEALSLGKPVVALESTIISHGMPYPQNLETAKEVEAIVRQNGAIPATIAILDGVPCIGLSPEELERLATIGRKARKTARRDIAHVVATGGNGATTVSATMFFASMAGIPIFVTGGIGGVHRHGESTMDISSDLVELGRTPVAVVSAGVKSILDIPRTLEYLETQGVCAAAYQTSEFPAFFTEKSGCKAPCRVDSPEECARLIEAHNSLMLGTGILISVPIPSKYSASGNFIESAIQKALKEAREQNITGSSETPFLLARVNELTGGASLSANIALVKNNARVGAQIAVSLSQLRQESYKGNVPGDGSL
- the LOC121746396 gene encoding pseudouridine-5'-phosphate glycosidase-like isoform X2 — translated: MASWALSRISNLQKHLSPNIPSPKGEGLVKISPEVSEALSLGKPVVALESTIISHGMPYPQNLETAKEVEAIVRQNGAIPATIAILDGVPCIGLSPEELERLATIGRKARKTARRDIAHVVATGGNGATTVSATMFFASMAGIPIFVTGGIGGVHRHGESTMDISSDLVELGRTPVAVVSAGVKSILDIPRTLEYLETQGVCAAAYQTSEFPAFFTEKSGCKAPCRVDSPEECARLIEAHNSLMLGTGILISVPIPSKYSASGNFIESAIQKALKEAREQNITGSSETPFLLARVNELTGGASLSANIALVKNNARVGAQIAVSLSQLRQESYKECS
- the LOC121746396 gene encoding pseudouridine-5'-phosphate glycosidase-like isoform X3, coding for MASWALSRISNLQKHLSPNIPSPKGEGLVKISPEVSEALSLGKPVVALESTIISHGMPYPQNLETAKEVEAIVRQNGAIPATIAILDGVPCIGLSPEELERLATIGRKARKTARRDIAHVVATGGNGATTVSATMFFASMAGIPIFVTGGIGGVHRHGESTMDISSDLVELGRTPVAVVSAGVKSILDIPRTLEYLETQGVCAAAYQTSEFPAFFTEKSGCKAPCRVDSPEECARLIEAHNSLMLGTGILISVPIPSKYSASGNFIESAIQKALKEAREQNITGSSETPFLLARVNELTGGASLSANIALVKNNARVGAQIAVSLSQLRQESYKGT